The sequence TGCAACTCAATGCAATTATGTGAGCTGTGATTATATGCTACAGTGTAGAAAAACACTCCAGTGGCAACCAAGACCGAACTCGGCCGGGCGGTGAGAGGGGGAAGGAGAGTGGATGCATGTGATGGCGTGTGCTATTCTCAACAGTTAGCAAATTAGAAATTAGCAACTTGAGAGCCCAAAATTGGAATTGTGTCGCTTGAACCATGCAATTAAATCCAGCCTGAAAGAGAGAAGCAAGCAAGCATGTCTGTCGAGTACAATGAGGTACTGTACCTGTGAACGGGGATTACTATTAAGTCCTAATTAAACACAAGAAGCGCAACAACAGTTATCATTTGTTAAAAATGGATGGTCCATCATCCATCATTCAGCTCTGTATGCagatgtgtcacatgacaggtgGTGCAAGCACGCAGCCGTGGCCTCAACAAGAGCCTTATTCATAGAGAAAAAGAATCTATCACGTCTTTGTTAGCACTTCCTCGtcgtaatttattattattttttaaatctgtccCATCAGGAGGCAGGGCTGTCCAATGGCACGCCAGCGGACACGCCGAGTCCCGCCTCAGCATCCTCGCTGTTCAACAGGCTGCAGTTGGACGACGACATGGACTCAGACCCCCGGGACCACTACGGCTCCGTCGAAACACGTGACCTGTTTGTCTCGGTGGATGACCCAAAGAAGCACGTCTCGACAATGGAGACCTACATCACCTACAGAGTGTCCACCAAGGTCTGCTTTTATGGCTGTCGTCATGTGTCTACGATTTTATTCATTCGTTTTCACATACGTAATTTCAATCATGACTACCTAAACAGGTCACGTAGCATCAGAATTTGATAAACTAATGCAAGCCTCTCAGCTGATGGAACACATTAATTCCAATTAGGGAAAGCACTTTTCCCGTCAGTTCTAATGAAAAACGATCCGAGGAAAAATTCAATCACTTGGATTTACTGGACTGACACTCTGCTTGTATGAGCTGACTTTGAGAGCGCCATCGCCGTCCAGGCCACTTCCATCCAGCAATGAAAGCGAGATAAGGTGACAATGCCAGGAGCTGCCTGGTGGCGTCATGGCAACCGTTGCTATGTGCAGTAAAGTGCTCAGCGTTAAAGGTCTTATATAAATATCACAGTCAAATATAAAGCCATAGTGTTAATTAAGTGTGTCTTTTAACAGTGACCTGTCAGCAGGATTGCACCGCATGTATATCCATGAATGGAAGTGGACATATCCTTTTTaatttcaattcaaatttttatttcattctttaaaaaaaaaagaaaagaaaaggggcAGAAAGAAGTTATCTGTTATCTGCTTCTGatcaacaaaataatcaacacaaaatgaatgacagcgaGCGGCCAAGACGCTTTCAATGCAACAATTCtataaaataattcagcagcatgtccttgtgctaGATGTAGTTTTCCGgtaattgtgcttttgtcaagtttttaaaaatacagatagacagagatgattttgttttacaatccagattgttccgtAAAATGACGctgtgagttgaaatacatcgttctttttgttttgttttatattttgttgtggAAAAAATTTCTGTTCcgcttaatttatactcacttttccttttttaaaaatgtaatttgtatattaaccgGTAAAATTTCATTATtagctttaaacattattttaagacgGTTAAACTCCGTCAATTCActacattttaaagttttttgttgtatAAGTAATGGTttggtgtggtctctgtatccgcaaACGTCAAGAattgcacgtttctgtaaaagaatGATGGAATGTTAAAAACTTGTGTATATATTCTGTTAAGACAACGCGGATTGAGTTCGACCTTCCGGAATACTGCGTGCGCCGCCGCTATCAAGACTTCGATTGGCTGAGGACCAAATTGGAGGACAGTCAGCCGACGCACCTAATCCCTGTGAGTGACCACAAGAACCACACTTCTCATCGCATAGCACTTCATTCACACTTTTCACCCTCGTCAGCCTTTGCCGGAGAAGTTCGTGATGAAAGGCGTGGTGGATCGTTTTTCGGAAGAGTTTGTCGAAACGCGCATGAAAGCGCTGGACAAGTTCCTGAAGCGGGTTGCAGACCACCCAGTCCTCTCCTTCAACCCACACCTCAATGCTTTTCTGTCTGCTAAGGTGAGAAGACTGGAGGGCGAGAAACATTTTAATTGTACAAAAAGTGTTTTACACACATCAGCCATTTAGAAACCCCAATAAATCAGTTACAGGGAAACACAAAATAGActgctgatgcaagaaaaaaaaagtacaacggATGCAAATCCCAAATAAATTGTGTTTACCTTCTCATCACGAGTAGCCTCTCTGAATGCTATAAAGTAGTCATCCATCAAATCCGTCCAGACAAATCGTCCAATCTCTGATCACATGCTGACATGCAGTTTTGTTCATgtggtttgttgtcacattgcaTGGAGGTGCTATGGGAACATCTTTCAAGGAGAATAATGCATGAAAACTACAAAAGGCAATTCAACTAAATGGATGGACATAGATttatttagtgctgtcactattgaaactttttaaaattaattatctTAATGGTTagtaaatcttttttgtttgtttgttaattgACGAAGGTTGGCCATatattgaattgagtggatataaGTACTCATAATTCATTCTATACACCAACAAAATCAGTCTAcgctaaacggttagcaatcgCGATTAGAATTAGCACGTTAGCAATTACCACTTAAGGTAAACACACTAACTACAatgggggtatatgccacggaagaggcgttTTTGCgaatcagtttggttccggtccgggttgcgaactcGCAaatgaggggcacaaagtcggaagcacaagtattttgacgcagcccacacgtggcaaaccgaaccggaaccaaactgatgtgcaaaaacagtccagcCTCTTCCGTGGAATATACCCCATTTAGTTCACAGTACACATACATGGGTATCTAACATTACACATGCAATAGTGTCTTAAAGTCACAGACAACATTAGTCAACATTATTCCATGAGTAAACAAGGGTAGAGCTGTTACACAGGTCAATACCTTCCTATTCCTGTCTTATTCTGGGCATGTTTAGTGCATGACTGCCCTCTACTGGTTAAGTGATGAACACCTAAAACCGAGTggcatgttttattttggatTAATTACAGCCCAAGTGCTTTTTAGGAAGTTCAGAACTTCCTTTCTGGTGTTTTGGGGAAGCTCAATGTGATGTATTGTCTTCAATAAAAACCCACTTAGTTAGTGAACTTAAGATCACAGCCACAATTGCAATATTGCaggtctgaagaaaaaaaaagaaaagaaaaaaagaccatgtataaaatttaaaaacgaGGCTTATGCAGCGTACTGGAATGCTAAACTTTTTGTGCGCGTCGGCAGGACCTGAACAAGCGTCAGGGTCTGGCGCTGCTCACCAAGGTGGGTGAGTCGGTGAAGCAAGTAGCCGGAGGCTACAAGCTGCGGGCTCGGCCGGCTGAGTTCTGTGCCATGGGAGAGTACCTGGACACCTTCAGCCTGAAACTGGGCACCATCGACCGCATTGCTCAGAGGATCCTCAAAGAGCAGTCAGGTAACAAACTGATTGTGCTCGGCTCATCACCAAAAGTCCACCACGTGAACATATCTCAACCGACAATCATAAGATCGCTATTCGTCAGCGTGGCCGAGCTACAGACAGCCAGATTAGCTGCGCTGTCAGTGAGGAAGTTGGATCTTCATGATTACATCTTGACCCACGAGGTtgtgaaacaggaagtgacaaagATAACACAACCTTTTCCCTTCACTTTTCTCTATTTGTTTTTAGAGTCGTCAGCTGTTCAGTTTACAACCTTTGCATCCGCACCCGCCACATACAATACTCAATGAATCACATTTAAATCTCTTTATGCTGTCATCTCACTCTCACTAGAGTACTTGGCTGAGCTGCGCGACTACGGCGCTGTGTACTCCAGCTGGACGGGCTCGGAAGAGGAGCTGCAGCGCCCCCTGGAGGAGGTGGCGAGCTCCATTTCGATGTGCTGCAGGGCGATGGATGACCTGTGTGACAACATGGGCCAGGACTTCCTGCCCGTACTCCGAGAGTATATGCTCTATATTGAGTCCATGAAGGTGGGATGGGGGCAATTGTAAACAAATTATTTGAGGGCCTGTATCTACGTCAACAACGTTCTATTGTATTTGCAGAATGTTTTGAAGAAGCGTGACCAAAGTCAGGCAGAGTACGAGGGACGCCTGGAAGCCGCCGTGCTGCGCAGACAGGAGGACAGAACGCCTGTAAGCTTCATCTATGTTGTGAAGGTTTCTATCCCTCGCATTTGCGGTCGAGCCATTTTGCAGGAATGAATATTTGTTGGTGGTAACATGAtctctgatctcttatactctgctgccacctgctggccgttttttgtaataattaccattgctttaagcgacctcttcaggtcagaagctgcatcaaagctgatTATCGTCCAGGTCGATTATCGGtgctgatatttggcattttgataaatattggcatcggcctttttacgaatctggaagccgataaagctggtatgtATCTCACTGAACGGTGAATGATTGCGGACGTagcaaatttagggttttcatcaggatttgtaagatgttcacagacagctTTTACTTGCCgtaaagaaattttgaacattattcaggcaattttttttactgtctgcgAAGACGTTTGGCAaccttttggaaaaaaattatttacagtagaaaacttcagggaattatttacttgcttagtatttaatttagtttaacaCATATttatgaccctggaagctccctgcaatttttgttatatatttttaaacaaagctgtcaaggctttttactttttatgcTGTCGCATTTTGAGATTGCTAAAATATAAAACGCAATGCAAATAAaatttattctaaattaataaattttaatttttaattaaattgattCATTAGATAGTAAttagtttaataataataataaatttttaaaaaattattataaaaattataattctttacatgtgtaaaataaaaggtaatttttttttattttgaagctattattttctcttttactgcaaatgaacatTGGCTTCAAATacgttatcggtctccttgactactaataatcggtatcagtatcgaccttgaaaaaaaccatatcggtctaccACGAGTAACATGAAAACGTGGCTGTTCTCCTGTACGCTGTAGCATTTAGGGCCCCTGTAGCTGTAGTCCTTCTGTGTCTCCCGCTAGATGCCGCCCGAGGTGGAGCGGTGCCAGGACAAGTTGGAGTGTTTCAACGCTGACTTGAAGGCCGACTGGGAGCGCTGGCAGAGCAACAAGCGGCAGGACTTCAAGCAGCTACTCGGTGGCATGGCTGACAAAAACATCAATTACTATGAGAAGGTACACCGCGTAGCCTTATAACTGGACTAATTTTTATTCCATTACATTgggatacattttatttaactcattcactcccaggcgttttcacttttttactgtattttgactgattttgcaaggcccacagaatattgggttctgaacctaccaaaagaaagattcgagtctcttctttcatcagaaaaaaaggtacatttctatctgtttcagttttgcagcaattagcatgacaatatagctaagttttatcattattcacaaacctgttgaaaacactgggagaaagagctttttgcaacatggcccgtgcagatctcttatattctgctgccacctgctggcttttttttttttttttaataactaccattgctttaagtgatctattcaggtcagaagctgcatcaaagccttctgtatgctctagaataaaaaaataaaaataaaacaaaacatatttatatgtttttgaaagtgaagggcaaagtattaaaaaacgtatttatacgtttttggggttgaatgagttaaaggtttgTAGTGTCTCGGAGCACAGATGCTTTTCACTTTTACCAGGTTTTGTTTCATCATCTAGATATTTCTTGATTCatgaacaaattatatataGGTGATCTTTGCTATATTCTTTACTGGAAGCCGTTGTTTTCCGCTTCTCTGCAGTGCCAAGCAGCGTGGGAGTCGCTCGTAAATGTCCTGCAGGACAAACAGACTGAAGACCAAACGAGCGAGACGGACTGAAGCGCCTCATCACGCACTTTTTCACGCCAAGGACCGAGCAGGCCTTTGGTCTCTTAACTGAAGGACCACGTCCCCATTTGTCCTGAGACGACTGTCAGAATTGGACCTTTCCAAGGAGGCAGGGGCCACAGCATACTAAAAGAGCGGCAACTTTCTATCTACAGATATTCTTTTTCATGGTGTTGCTCTTTTTCTACTTCATCTGTTAACAAGTTGCCAATGCTGCTTATTTAACCACACGTTAAGGAGGCGTGTTTCATACTTTTCCTCATTCTTTTTACATTGTGAGACAATGGTACGATCCCCCCCACCTTTTGTCAGATTTCAGTCAGCAACGTCAGATAAAGCTACAAACTCGTTCTCCGCCTAATACatgtttaatgtttgttttcaaatgtttttgtcaggTCACTTTAAAAATCCATTTGCAGTGAGCTGAAACTTGTCACATCGTCTGCATTTCACAACATGGCCTTGGAAGTGCTGCGTGACAAGCTCAGATCAGCGTGTTAGCTGTTTGATGCTTATCTGGTTCACATCCTTCAGCCAAATCGGCAGCGAGCAGCTTTTAGCGCCGGAAGCTGCCGGCTAAGGTGTCCGATTGAAGGATGAGCTCTTCATCAGATCGATCTCACTTTCGATTAGTTTGGGACTAAATCACTCGCACTAATTAgaacatattttcaaatgtcaaGAGAAACAGTACTACAACATTGGCAGATGGCATCTttcattttttctattttccttTAAGTCCCCCCCTATCTTATGTTGGTGACCTCACACTTGAGCAGTGTAAATAAACACTGCAGTGGAAAACTTGCATCAATCAGAAAAATGGGTTTGGAGGATTATTACAGCGTATTGGATGACATCTAGTGGTAAATGAGAGTTTCATCATTTTATCTTGCCAGTGGGTCTTCTGCTTGTAGTGGAGAAGTTATTAGAATGGTTAGAGTGTAAGCAACCTCTTAActtatttcaaaataataaaattaatttgactGTTTAAGGCAGATTGTTTCGATACAGCTATAGCTACAGTTACACTCAAAAATAGCTCAAACACTATTGaaattacatttattgtatttatggccacgtaaaaaaaaaaaaaaaaagagcttgtaaTGCTAGCTACAAAATACTGCTCGTTTGTTGAATAAATTGTTGAATAATTTTGAGTGCAACTGTATATTGGTGATTCTGAAAGTCAATAGCCTGGTCCAGTCCTATTCAACTTGCTGTATGAcctaaaataaaaagcacaagTATGAGGCGATTGTAATTTCAGTATTGAAGTAATCAAATGTAACATTAACTTTCTCGCCAAATGTTCTGCTGTATTTGGCTAGAATGTAGTTAACAGCATACATTTGAAGATCGAAAGGGCCTGCTGAAATTGAACTTTCAG comes from Festucalex cinctus isolate MCC-2025b chromosome 15, RoL_Fcin_1.0, whole genome shotgun sequence and encodes:
- the snx30 gene encoding sorting nexin-30, whose protein sequence is MSVGAQRGLASSGQKHIAEILHPLSAADEPSSPGPDVSVVDGGDKEAGLSNGTPADTPSPASASSLFNRLQLDDDMDSDPRDHYGSVETRDLFVSVDDPKKHVSTMETYITYRVSTKTTRIEFDLPEYCVRRRYQDFDWLRTKLEDSQPTHLIPPLPEKFVMKGVVDRFSEEFVETRMKALDKFLKRVADHPVLSFNPHLNAFLSAKDLNKRQGLALLTKVGESVKQVAGGYKLRARPAEFCAMGEYLDTFSLKLGTIDRIAQRILKEQSEYLAELRDYGAVYSSWTGSEEELQRPLEEVASSISMCCRAMDDLCDNMGQDFLPVLREYMLYIESMKNVLKKRDQSQAEYEGRLEAAVLRRQEDRTPMPPEVERCQDKLECFNADLKADWERWQSNKRQDFKQLLGGMADKNINYYEKCQAAWESLVNVLQDKQTEDQTSETD